In a genomic window of Pseudomonas oryzihabitans:
- a CDS encoding glucan biosynthesis protein D: MQRRHLLKASLALAAYTGIPSTGLFALQAFANPADGEGQTFDFDWLKQQAKELSGQPYQPTAQKLPDTLANMTPQQFNAIGYDSQHSLWHDLKGQLDIQFFHVGMGFKTPVRMYSVDPKTHQAKEVHFRPELFSYNDSGVDQSQLKGDLGFAGFKLFKAPHLSQYDIVSFLGASYFRAVDKTRQYGLSARGLAIDTYAGRPEEFPDFTKFWFVTPPKNSTRFVVYALLDSPSATGAYRFDIDCLNDRVVMEVDANVNARRDIKQLGISPMTSMFDCGTYERQTCATYHPQVHDSDRLSMWKGNGEWICRPLNNPPKLQFNAFEDESPKGFGLVQTDHEFASYQDLMVRYDRRPSLWVEPTTAWGKGAIQLLEIPTSGETLDNIVAFWAPAEPITAGKSLHFGYKLYWSALPPVSTPLARVYATRTGIGGFPEGWAPGEHWPKVWARRFALDFNGGGLSLLPEGTGIEPVVTVSSGKVQDFHVLKIDEIGGYRVLFDWYPTSDSTEPVAMRAFIRTQDRPLSETWLYQYFPPAPDQRRYPDWKKS; encoded by the coding sequence ATGCAGCGTAGACACCTGCTCAAAGCGTCTCTGGCCCTGGCGGCCTACACCGGCATTCCCTCCACCGGGCTGTTCGCCCTCCAGGCCTTCGCCAATCCGGCCGATGGCGAAGGCCAGACCTTCGATTTCGACTGGCTCAAGCAGCAGGCCAAGGAACTGTCCGGCCAGCCCTACCAGCCCACCGCGCAAAAGCTGCCGGACACCTTGGCGAACATGACGCCCCAGCAGTTCAACGCCATCGGCTACGACAGCCAGCATTCGCTCTGGCACGACCTCAAGGGCCAACTGGACATCCAGTTCTTCCACGTCGGCATGGGCTTCAAGACGCCGGTACGCATGTACTCGGTCGATCCCAAGACCCACCAGGCCAAGGAAGTGCACTTCCGCCCAGAGCTCTTCAGCTACAACGACAGCGGTGTCGACCAGAGCCAACTCAAGGGCGACCTGGGCTTCGCCGGCTTCAAGCTGTTCAAGGCGCCGCACCTGTCCCAGTACGACATCGTCTCCTTCCTCGGCGCCAGCTACTTCCGCGCGGTGGACAAGACCCGCCAGTACGGTCTCTCCGCCCGGGGCCTGGCCATCGACACCTATGCCGGTCGTCCCGAAGAATTCCCCGACTTCACCAAGTTCTGGTTCGTCACCCCGCCGAAGAACAGCACCCGCTTCGTGGTCTATGCGCTGCTCGATTCACCCAGTGCCACCGGGGCCTATCGCTTCGACATCGACTGCCTGAACGACCGCGTGGTGATGGAGGTCGACGCCAACGTCAACGCTCGTCGCGACATCAAGCAACTGGGTATCTCGCCCATGACCAGCATGTTCGACTGCGGCACCTACGAGCGCCAGACCTGCGCCACCTATCATCCGCAGGTCCACGACTCCGATCGCCTGTCCATGTGGAAGGGCAATGGCGAGTGGATCTGCCGCCCGTTGAACAACCCGCCCAAGCTGCAATTCAACGCCTTCGAAGACGAAAGTCCGAAAGGCTTCGGCCTGGTCCAGACCGATCATGAGTTCGCCAGCTATCAGGACCTCATGGTGCGCTACGACCGTCGCCCAAGCCTGTGGGTCGAGCCCACCACCGCCTGGGGCAAGGGCGCCATCCAGCTGCTGGAGATCCCCACCTCCGGCGAGACCCTGGACAACATCGTGGCCTTCTGGGCCCCCGCGGAGCCCATCACCGCCGGCAAGTCGCTGCACTTCGGCTACAAGCTGTACTGGAGTGCCCTGCCGCCGGTGAGTACTCCGCTGGCGCGGGTCTATGCTACCCGTACCGGTATCGGCGGCTTCCCCGAAGGCTGGGCGCCGGGCGAGCATTGGCCCAAGGTCTGGGCGCGGCGCTTCGCCCTGGATTTCAACGGCGGCGGCCTGTCGCTCTTGCCCGAGGGCACCGGCATCGAGCCGGTGGTGACCGTCTCCAGCGGCAAGGTGCAGGATTTCCATGTGCTCAAGATCGACGAGATCGGCGGTTACCGGGTGCTGTTCGACTGGTATCCCACCAGCGACAGCACCGAGCCGGTCGCCATGCGCGCCTTCATCCGTACCCAGGACCGTCCGCTGAGCGAAACCTGGCTGTATCAGTACTTCCCGCCGGCACCCGATCAGCGCCGCTATCCGGACTGGAAGAAGTCCTGA
- a CDS encoding GGDEF domain-containing protein, which produces MTASARCYGTNAPGPDLFEQEALALQAARSLYVAGNAEAAAYRAALGELTLHFERLMRETRRLITRSDRAEREMNALNQQLQALTQQLEYRATHDALTGVLNRGAVIDYAGKALQQNGGAMIVLDIDHFKRINDEFGHPAGDTVIQAIARCLQEIVKAPAIIGRVGGEEFTVLLPTRDSAAALAITERLRQRIALDATGPAPVTASFGLSLNPPGTDFALAYGAADAALYQAKRGGRNQIVLAD; this is translated from the coding sequence ATGACCGCCAGCGCCCGCTGCTACGGCACCAACGCCCCTGGCCCGGATCTGTTCGAGCAGGAAGCCCTGGCGTTGCAAGCGGCCCGCTCGCTGTATGTCGCGGGGAATGCCGAGGCCGCAGCCTACCGGGCAGCGCTTGGCGAACTGACCCTGCACTTCGAGCGACTGATGCGCGAGACGCGGCGGCTGATCACCCGCAGCGACCGCGCCGAACGCGAGATGAATGCCCTCAACCAGCAGTTGCAGGCGCTCACCCAGCAACTGGAATACCGCGCCACCCACGATGCCCTCACCGGGGTACTCAATCGTGGGGCGGTCATCGACTACGCCGGCAAGGCCCTGCAGCAGAACGGCGGCGCCATGATCGTGCTGGATATAGATCACTTCAAACGCATCAACGATGAGTTCGGTCATCCGGCCGGCGACACTGTCATCCAGGCCATCGCCCGCTGCCTGCAGGAGATCGTCAAGGCGCCGGCCATCATCGGTCGAGTGGGCGGCGAGGAGTTCACCGTCTTGCTGCCGACACGCGATTCGGCCGCGGCCCTGGCCATCACCGAACGCCTGCGCCAGCGCATCGCCCTGGACGCGACGGGGCCGGCCCCGGTGACCGCCAGCTTCGGCCTCAGCCTCAACCCGCCGGGCACCGACTTCGCACTCGCCTATGGCGCGGCCGACGCCGCGCTCTATCAGGCCAAGCGCGGCGGTCGCAACCAGATCGTACTGGCCGACTGA
- a CDS encoding DUF1987 domain-containing protein has protein sequence MDTVFIAPTPTSPEVDFRFADDVLWLKGESFPENAAAFYLPVIEQLRAYLAQRHGATIVVNVALAYFNSSSTKMLFTLFAALDQAAQAGNVVELHWYFDAEDETIQEFGEELRLDFQALKFFEHPELPA, from the coding sequence ATGGACACCGTGTTCATCGCTCCCACACCCACATCTCCCGAAGTGGACTTCCGCTTTGCCGACGATGTGCTCTGGCTCAAGGGAGAGTCCTTTCCCGAAAACGCCGCCGCCTTCTACTTGCCGGTGATCGAACAGCTGCGCGCCTATCTCGCGCAACGCCATGGCGCCACCATCGTGGTCAATGTGGCGCTGGCCTACTTCAACAGCTCCAGCACCAAGATGCTGTTCACCCTGTTCGCTGCCCTCGACCAGGCGGCCCAAGCCGGCAACGTCGTCGAGCTGCACTGGTATTTCGATGCGGAAGACGAAACCATCCAGGAATTCGGCGAAGAGCTGCGCCTGGACTTCCAGGCGTTGAAGTTCTTCGAGCACCCCGAGCTACCGGCATGA
- a CDS encoding SiaB family protein kinase: MLNLSMEDGAFLEIAQQQHVIFYHHGYFSHGIVAAMAEVVKLQLEFAGVSGATRRKLFSSFIELSQNVLHYSADALPTDPPEDTKLGQGSVCITRQDGSYQMLCANPIASQKVDALRQRLEPLCSMSLDQIKQAYRESLRAETPVDSKGAGLGFLTMARDASAPLEFAFHPSTRHPGTTLFCLKATI, from the coding sequence ATGCTGAATCTTTCCATGGAGGACGGGGCCTTCCTCGAAATCGCCCAGCAGCAACACGTCATCTTCTATCACCACGGTTATTTCTCCCATGGCATCGTCGCCGCCATGGCCGAGGTGGTGAAGCTGCAACTGGAATTCGCGGGGGTCAGCGGGGCCACCCGGCGCAAGCTGTTCTCCTCCTTCATCGAATTGTCACAGAACGTGCTGCATTATTCCGCGGATGCCCTGCCCACGGATCCGCCCGAGGACACCAAGCTGGGCCAGGGTTCGGTCTGTATCACTCGCCAGGACGGCAGCTACCAGATGCTCTGCGCCAATCCCATTGCCAGCCAGAAGGTGGACGCCCTGCGCCAGCGCCTCGAACCGCTGTGCAGCATGTCGCTCGACCAGATCAAGCAGGCCTATCGCGAATCGTTGCGCGCCGAGACGCCCGTCGACAGCAAGGGCGCCGGGCTGGGCTTCCTGACCATGGCCCGGGATGCCAGCGCTCCGCTGGAATTCGCCTTCCATCCTTCCACGCGGCATCCGGGCACGACGCTGTTCTGCCTGAAAGCCACCATCTGA
- a CDS encoding SpoIIE family protein phosphatase, protein MSSAPLHASRAAVHLGQRCALDLCTSWPAVEAEHTNAMVMDLFNERREITSLAVIDNERPIGLINRDIFLSQMSKPYHREVYDRKSCIAFMDKEPLVVDAGLSIEELTRRTVEVGEKALADGFIVTREGRFAGLGLGVQLMRIVADLQAEKNRQIMHSIEYASVIQRAMLRSSREALAVMEQDATLVWQPRDVVGGDFYHFAQYEDGWFGALADCTGHGVPGAFMTMIASSSLTQALQQRGPRDPSALLAAVNASVKAMLGQSGDLSESNDGLDIACFWVDRREHTLTYAGARLALQVLPPDETTAVTLTPLRIGLGYADSPVDQHWPATTLTLQPGSLLFATTDGLIDQIGGPRRTSFGKRRALTRLAESRHLPTAEFCRQLSDDLATWQGDELRRDDLTFFCIKVASLTC, encoded by the coding sequence ATGTCGTCCGCTCCCCTGCACGCCTCCCGCGCCGCCGTCCATCTCGGACAACGCTGCGCCCTCGATCTCTGTACCTCCTGGCCGGCGGTCGAGGCCGAGCATACCAATGCCATGGTCATGGACCTGTTCAACGAGCGGCGCGAGATCACCAGTCTCGCGGTGATCGACAACGAGCGGCCGATCGGCCTCATCAACCGGGATATCTTCCTCTCGCAGATGAGCAAGCCGTATCACCGGGAAGTCTACGACCGCAAAAGCTGCATCGCCTTCATGGACAAGGAACCCCTGGTAGTGGATGCCGGGTTGTCCATCGAAGAGCTGACCCGGCGGACCGTCGAGGTGGGCGAGAAGGCCCTGGCCGACGGCTTCATCGTCACCCGTGAAGGACGCTTCGCCGGACTCGGCCTGGGCGTGCAGCTGATGCGCATCGTCGCGGACCTGCAAGCCGAGAAGAATCGCCAGATCATGCACAGCATCGAGTACGCCAGCGTCATCCAGCGCGCCATGCTGCGCAGCTCCCGCGAGGCCCTGGCAGTAATGGAACAGGACGCCACCCTGGTCTGGCAGCCGCGTGACGTGGTCGGCGGCGACTTCTATCACTTCGCCCAATACGAAGACGGTTGGTTCGGTGCCCTCGCCGACTGCACCGGCCATGGCGTGCCCGGCGCCTTCATGACCATGATCGCCTCCTCCTCCCTGACCCAGGCACTGCAACAGCGGGGGCCACGCGATCCCTCCGCCCTGCTGGCGGCGGTCAATGCCAGCGTCAAGGCCATGCTCGGGCAGTCCGGCGATCTCTCCGAATCCAACGACGGCCTGGACATCGCCTGCTTCTGGGTGGATCGCCGCGAACATACCCTCACCTATGCCGGCGCCCGCCTGGCGCTCCAGGTGCTGCCCCCGGACGAGACCACGGCCGTGACCCTGACGCCACTGCGCATCGGCCTGGGCTATGCCGACAGCCCCGTCGACCAGCACTGGCCGGCCACCACCCTGACCCTGCAACCGGGCAGCCTGCTGTTCGCCACCACCGATGGCCTGATCGATCAGATCGGCGGCCCGCGCCGGACCTCCTTCGGCAAGCGCCGTGCCCTGACCCGCCTGGCCGAGTCACGGCACCTGCCCACCGCCGAATTCTGCCGGCAGCTGAGCGACGACCTCGCCACCTGGCAAGGGGATGAACTGCGCCGTGACGACCTCACCTTCTTCTGTATCAAAGTGGCCTCGCTGACATGCTGA
- a CDS encoding polysaccharide biosynthesis tyrosine autokinase — protein MDMSHQALPAAQPAVDIGLARYCAALWRHRRSLLACVAFCTLLGVAYAQFAAPRYQAVATIQIEYQRGIVRLDEADNGRPLPPPEAITEMQLLTSRRVVGEVVDAQGLDLTITPRRLPVLGDWLARRHEGSHGDIAPARFGLNQYGWGGERLAITTLTVPDALYGQPLTLKAEAPDRFVLFDARGTRLLDGRLGQPASAGALSLDIAQLRAYPGTEFILVKQRREVAIQALQEQLNVSERGKRSGILSIQLQDPDPLRAQRILQGITEAYVRQDVVRNADEATQQLAFLRQELPRVSQRLAAGRQALDAYQRRQGSVAIGEEARSLLRQAVDLDGQLSALEMERLALALRFTTTHPLYQALLARRQVLTQERQALQRRLGALPETQQEVLRLQREVEAADKVYALISKRIQELAVVRAGTVSDVRIIDTAYAQIAPVYPKKPLLVLSALLFGCLAGGAWVYLRASLEHGIEDGDAFERLGLPLLAQLPLAPRRAISGPLQAPADPAYQEALRILRTSLAFTRTAARNDLLLITSASPAAGKSSVAVQLARVMAEGGTRVLLVDADLRRGRLHRRLQVARRPGLADVLAGLATPDQAIQATAVPGLDCLVGGTRPPNPAELLMSPRCTELLRQLQHDYELIILDTPPVLAVTDAVLLAAQAGTCLLVSRHGCNTAKEIEATQRQFAHSGLVLQGAVLNGVPTAPFTRGTLGVLTG, from the coding sequence ATGGACATGTCGCATCAGGCTCTACCCGCTGCCCAGCCGGCGGTGGATATCGGCTTAGCCCGCTATTGCGCCGCCCTCTGGCGCCACCGCCGCAGCCTGCTCGCCTGCGTGGCGTTCTGTACGCTGCTGGGAGTGGCCTACGCCCAGTTCGCCGCGCCGCGCTACCAGGCGGTGGCGACCATCCAGATCGAATACCAGCGCGGCATCGTACGGCTGGACGAGGCCGACAACGGCCGCCCCCTGCCGCCACCGGAAGCCATCACCGAGATGCAGCTGCTGACCTCGCGGCGGGTGGTGGGCGAAGTGGTGGATGCCCAGGGCCTCGACCTGACCATCACGCCGCGCCGCCTGCCAGTGCTGGGCGACTGGCTGGCGCGGCGCCATGAAGGGAGCCATGGCGACATCGCGCCCGCACGCTTCGGCCTCAACCAGTACGGCTGGGGCGGCGAGCGCCTGGCGATCACCACGCTGACGGTGCCCGATGCCCTCTACGGTCAGCCGCTCACGCTCAAGGCCGAGGCGCCGGATCGCTTCGTGCTGTTCGATGCCCGGGGCACGCGGTTGCTGGACGGGCGCCTGGGCCAGCCAGCCAGTGCGGGCGCCCTGAGCCTGGACATCGCCCAGCTGCGTGCCTATCCGGGTACCGAGTTCATCCTGGTCAAGCAACGCCGCGAGGTGGCCATCCAGGCCTTGCAGGAGCAGCTCAACGTCAGTGAGCGCGGCAAGCGCTCGGGCATCCTGTCGATCCAGTTGCAGGACCCGGATCCGCTACGGGCACAGCGCATCCTGCAGGGCATCACCGAGGCCTACGTACGCCAGGACGTGGTCCGCAATGCCGACGAAGCCACCCAGCAACTGGCCTTCCTGCGCCAGGAACTGCCCCGGGTGAGTCAGCGCCTGGCCGCGGGCCGCCAGGCGCTCGACGCCTATCAGCGGCGCCAGGGCTCCGTGGCCATTGGCGAAGAGGCGCGCAGCCTGCTGCGCCAGGCGGTGGACCTCGACGGCCAGCTCTCGGCCCTGGAGATGGAACGCCTGGCCCTGGCGCTGCGCTTCACCACTACCCACCCGCTCTACCAGGCCCTGCTGGCGCGCCGTCAGGTGCTGACCCAGGAGCGGCAGGCCCTGCAACGGCGCCTCGGTGCGCTGCCCGAGACCCAGCAAGAGGTGCTGCGCCTGCAGCGCGAGGTGGAAGCGGCGGATAAGGTCTATGCGTTGATCAGCAAGCGCATCCAGGAACTCGCGGTGGTCCGCGCGGGCACGGTGAGCGACGTGCGCATCATCGATACGGCCTACGCCCAGATCGCCCCGGTCTATCCCAAGAAACCCCTGCTGGTACTCAGCGCCCTGCTCTTCGGCTGCCTGGCCGGTGGCGCCTGGGTTTATCTGCGCGCCAGCCTGGAGCATGGCATCGAGGATGGCGACGCCTTCGAACGGCTGGGCCTGCCGCTGCTGGCGCAACTGCCGCTCGCCCCGCGCCGTGCGATCAGCGGCCCGCTGCAGGCGCCCGCCGATCCCGCCTACCAGGAGGCCCTGCGGATCCTCAGGACCAGCCTGGCCTTCACCCGTACCGCGGCGCGCAACGACCTGCTGCTGATCACCAGCGCCAGTCCGGCCGCGGGCAAGTCGTCGGTGGCGGTGCAGTTGGCCCGGGTCATGGCGGAAGGCGGAACGCGGGTGCTGCTGGTGGACGCCGACCTGCGCCGCGGCCGGTTGCATCGGCGCCTGCAGGTGGCCCGGCGGCCAGGACTGGCCGATGTGCTGGCGGGCCTGGCGACGCCGGACCAGGCTATCCAGGCTACCGCCGTGCCCGGCCTCGACTGCCTAGTGGGCGGTACCCGGCCGCCCAATCCGGCCGAGCTGTTGATGAGTCCACGCTGCACCGAGCTGCTGCGCCAGCTGCAGCATGACTACGAATTGATCATCCTCGATACCCCACCGGTACTGGCGGTGACCGATGCGGTGCTGCTCGCCGCCCAGGCCGGAACCTGCCTGCTGGTATCGCGCCACGGCTGCAATACCGCCAAGGAAATCGAGGCCACCCAGCGCCAGTTCGCCCATAGTGGACTGGTCCTGCAGGGCGCGGTGCTCAATGGCGTCCCGACGGCGCCCTTCACCCGGGGCACGCTGGGAGTATTGACCGGCTGA
- the metE gene encoding 5-methyltetrahydropteroyltriglutamate--homocysteine S-methyltransferase yields MALAHNLGFPRIGHERELKKAQEAFWKGELDEAGLRAVGCELRARHWQVQREAGIELLPVGDFAWYDQVLTHSLMVGAIPERFRGDAGAPTLQTLFAMARGVSDSCGAGAHAQEMTKWFDTNYHYLVPEFTEDQAFALSWEQLFEEVAEARALGHAVKPVILGPLTYLWLGKTKGTPFDKLALLERLLPLYTEIFQRLTAQGVEWVQIDEPILVLDLPRAWQNAFERTYQQLQRAPLKKLVATYFGGLEDNLGLAAGLPVEGLHVDLVRAPEQLPELLDRLPADKVVSLGLVNGRNVWRCDLEQAAGLVRHAQARLGERLWIAPSCSLLHCPVDLEREDQLDPELKSWLAFAVQKCAEVAVLARSATAPHAADVTAALAQSRAVQLDRASSARIHKPEVQARVAAIRPGDDRRHSPFAERITRQRTDLQLPPFPTTTIGSFPQTAEIRHARQAWRSGRLSELAYEQVMQASIAAVVEFQERLGLDVLVHGEAERNDMVEYFAEQLDGYAFTRFGWVQSYGSRCVKPAVIYGDLSRPRPMTVKWISYAQRLTDKIMKGMLTGPVTMLMWSFPREDIPREVQARQLALALRDEVVDLEAAGIRIVQIDEAAFREGLPLRKNAWSHYLAWATEAFRLCASGVDDGTQIHTHMCYSEFNDVIESIAALDADVITIETSRSDMELLDAFEKFEYPNEIGPGVYDIHSPRVPSQAEMVKLLRKATQRIPAERLWVNPDCGLKTRAWPETEAALVNMVAAARTLREDLV; encoded by the coding sequence ATGGCATTGGCACATAACCTGGGATTTCCACGCATAGGTCACGAGCGCGAATTGAAGAAGGCCCAGGAAGCCTTCTGGAAGGGTGAACTGGACGAAGCGGGGCTACGCGCCGTGGGGTGCGAACTGCGCGCCCGGCACTGGCAGGTGCAGCGCGAAGCCGGCATCGAACTGCTGCCGGTGGGTGACTTCGCCTGGTACGACCAGGTCCTGACCCACTCGTTGATGGTCGGCGCCATCCCGGAACGCTTCCGCGGCGACGCCGGCGCCCCCACGCTGCAGACACTGTTCGCCATGGCGCGTGGCGTGAGCGACAGTTGCGGCGCCGGCGCGCATGCCCAGGAAATGACCAAGTGGTTCGATACCAACTACCACTACCTGGTCCCCGAGTTCACGGAAGACCAGGCGTTCGCCCTGAGCTGGGAGCAGCTCTTCGAGGAGGTCGCGGAGGCCCGCGCCCTGGGCCATGCGGTGAAACCTGTCATACTCGGCCCCCTCACCTATCTCTGGTTGGGCAAGACCAAGGGCACGCCGTTCGACAAGCTCGCCTTGCTGGAACGCCTGCTGCCGCTCTATACCGAGATTTTCCAGCGCCTGACCGCCCAAGGTGTGGAGTGGGTCCAGATCGACGAGCCGATCCTGGTGCTGGACTTGCCCCGGGCTTGGCAAAACGCCTTCGAACGGACCTACCAGCAGCTGCAACGCGCGCCGCTGAAGAAGCTGGTGGCGACCTATTTCGGGGGGCTGGAGGACAACCTGGGCCTGGCCGCCGGCCTGCCAGTGGAAGGGCTGCACGTCGATCTGGTCCGGGCCCCGGAGCAACTTCCCGAGCTGCTCGATCGTCTGCCCGCCGACAAGGTCGTGTCACTGGGCCTGGTGAACGGGCGCAATGTCTGGCGCTGCGATCTGGAGCAAGCCGCGGGCCTCGTGCGCCACGCCCAGGCGCGACTGGGCGAGCGCCTGTGGATCGCGCCATCCTGCTCGTTGTTGCACTGCCCCGTCGACCTGGAGCGCGAAGACCAGCTCGACCCCGAACTGAAGAGCTGGCTGGCTTTCGCCGTGCAGAAATGCGCCGAAGTCGCCGTGCTAGCGCGCAGCGCCACCGCGCCTCACGCCGCCGACGTCACCGCCGCGCTGGCCCAGAGCCGTGCGGTGCAGCTTGACCGCGCCAGCTCGGCACGGATTCACAAGCCCGAGGTGCAGGCGCGCGTCGCCGCCATTCGCCCTGGTGACGATCGGCGGCACTCGCCGTTCGCCGAACGCATCACCCGGCAGCGGACCGATCTGCAGCTGCCGCCCTTTCCCACCACCACCATCGGCTCCTTCCCGCAGACCGCCGAGATCCGGCATGCCCGCCAGGCCTGGCGTAGCGGCCGCCTCTCGGAACTGGCGTACGAGCAGGTCATGCAGGCCTCGATCGCCGCGGTGGTCGAGTTCCAGGAACGCCTGGGGCTGGATGTCCTGGTGCACGGCGAGGCCGAGCGTAACGACATGGTCGAGTACTTCGCCGAGCAGTTGGATGGCTATGCTTTCACCCGCTTCGGCTGGGTACAGAGCTATGGCTCGCGCTGCGTGAAGCCCGCGGTGATCTACGGCGACCTCAGTCGCCCCCGACCGATGACGGTCAAGTGGATCTCCTACGCCCAACGGCTGACCGACAAGATCATGAAGGGCATGCTGACCGGACCGGTGACCATGCTGATGTGGTCCTTCCCACGGGAGGACATCCCACGTGAGGTGCAGGCACGGCAGTTGGCCCTCGCCCTGCGTGACGAAGTGGTCGACCTGGAGGCCGCCGGAATACGGATCGTGCAGATCGACGAAGCGGCCTTCCGCGAAGGGCTGCCGCTACGCAAGAACGCCTGGAGTCACTATCTGGCCTGGGCGACCGAGGCCTTCCGTCTCTGCGCGTCCGGCGTCGACGATGGCACCCAGATCCACACCCACATGTGCTACAGCGAGTTCAACGACGTCATCGAATCCATCGCTGCCCTGGACGCCGATGTCATCACCATCGAGACCTCGCGCTCGGACATGGAGCTGCTCGATGCCTTCGAGAAGTTCGAGTATCCCAACGAGATCGGTCCGGGGGTGTACGACATCCACTCGCCGCGGGTGCCGAGCCAGGCCGAGATGGTCAAACTGCTGCGCAAAGCCACCCAGCGCATCCCCGCCGAACGGCTCTGGGTCAATCCCGACTGCGGCTTGAAGACCCGCGCCTGGCCGGAAACGGAAGCCGCCCTGGTCAATATGGTGGCGGCCGCGCGCACCCTGCGGGAGGACCTCGTCTGA
- a CDS encoding LysR family transcriptional regulator gives MIEFRHLQTISALREADSLIQAAERLHLTQSALSHQFRELEDQLGTPLFLRKTRPVRFTSAGLRLLQLADQALPLLREAQRDLGRLAGGLAGRLHLAIECHSCYQWLLPTLDSFRAAWPGVELDLAAGFAFAPLPALTRGDLDLVVTSDPVPLPGISYVPLFAYEALLAVDNRHPLCAKPYVEPADLSDQTLITYPIERQRLDIFTCFLDPADVEPAHLRTAELTLMMMQWVASGRGVCCLPNWALHEYSARGYVTACRLGRDGLQATLHAAVRSDMLELPYVRDFLLTAKDISFSTLEGVQTVV, from the coding sequence ATGATCGAATTTCGCCACCTGCAGACGATCAGTGCCCTACGCGAGGCCGATAGCCTGATCCAGGCCGCAGAGCGGCTGCATCTCACCCAGTCCGCGCTGTCTCACCAGTTCCGCGAACTGGAGGATCAACTGGGCACTCCGCTGTTCCTGCGCAAGACCCGGCCCGTGCGTTTCACCAGCGCGGGATTGCGCCTGCTGCAGCTTGCCGACCAGGCGCTACCCCTTTTGCGCGAGGCGCAGCGCGACCTCGGCCGGCTGGCGGGTGGCCTGGCTGGACGCCTGCATCTGGCCATCGAGTGCCACAGTTGCTATCAGTGGTTGCTGCCGACCCTGGATTCCTTCCGCGCTGCTTGGCCAGGGGTGGAACTCGATCTGGCCGCGGGGTTCGCCTTCGCGCCGCTGCCCGCGCTGACCCGTGGCGATCTCGACCTGGTGGTGACCTCGGACCCCGTTCCGCTACCCGGCATCTCCTACGTTCCGCTATTCGCGTACGAGGCGTTGCTGGCCGTCGACAATCGCCATCCGCTGTGCGCCAAGCCCTATGTCGAGCCCGCGGACCTGAGCGACCAGACCCTCATCACCTATCCCATCGAGCGCCAGCGGCTGGATATCTTCACGTGCTTTCTCGATCCCGCCGACGTGGAGCCGGCGCACCTACGCACGGCGGAACTCACGCTCATGATGATGCAGTGGGTAGCCTCCGGACGCGGCGTTTGCTGCCTGCCCAATTGGGCGTTGCACGAGTACAGTGCGCGCGGTTACGTCACGGCGTGCCGCCTGGGTCGTGATGGACTCCAGGCAACCCTGCATGCCGCCGTGCGTAGCGACATGCTGGAACTTCCCTACGTCAGGGACTTCCTGCTGACCGCCAAGGACATCTCCTTCTCGACCCTGGAGGGCGTTCAGACCGTCGTTTAG